A single window of Manis pentadactyla isolate mManPen7 unplaced genomic scaffold, mManPen7.hap1 scaffold_402, whole genome shotgun sequence DNA harbors:
- the LOC130682381 gene encoding GMP reductase 2-like isoform X1 — translation MFILRDQLHVLELEPVPERFHKGSSVLSHPGGTADLRVEHLGIFPTAGNVVTGEMVEELIISGADIIKVGVGPGSVCTTRTKTGVGYPQLSAVIECGDSAHGLKGHIISDGGCTCPGDVAKAFGKGTQRAGRELAQLCAGAGWGTEGGGGTCPFWARAELPLPGFHPQLAQGPASVHCW, via the exons ATGTTTATTCTTAGGGACCAGCTTCATGTTCTGGAGCTGGAGCCTGTGCCGGAGCGGTTCCATAAGGGGTCCTCTGTCCTTTCACATCCAGGCGGAACCGCTGACCTGAGGGTGGAACACTTGGGTATTTTCCCAACG GCAGGGAACGTGGTGACAGGGGAGATGGTAGAAGAGCTTATTATTTCCGGAGCAGATATAATCAAAGTGGGAGTTGGACCAG GCTCCGTGTGCACCACCCGCACCAAGACGGGGGTGGGCTACCCCCAGCTGAGCGCTGTGATCGAGTGCGGGGACTCCGCCCATGGCCTGAAGGGGCACATCATCTCG GATGGAGGCTGCACTTGTCCAGGAGATGTCGCCAAAGCCTTTGGTAAGGGGACACAGAGGGCTGGGAGGGAGCTGGCACAGCTGTgtgctggggcagggtggggaacaGAGGGAGGAGGTGGGACGTGCCCCTTCTGGGCCAGGGCGGAGCTTCCTCTCCCTGGATTCCATCCCCAGTTGGCCCAAGGCCCGGCGTCGGTGCACTGCTGGTGA
- the LOC130682381 gene encoding inosine-5'-monophosphate dehydrogenase-like isoform X2, with product MFILRDQLHVLELEPVPERFHKGSSVLSHPGGTADLRVEHLGIFPTAGNVVTGEMVEELIISGADIIKVGVGPGSVCTTRTKTGVGYPQLSAVIECGDSAHGLKGHIISVSLRASPGEARSLAATHTTCACCGWHPVGLGMSWACSRQWHSAKAPALLPSYCSEGGGHVC from the exons ATGTTTATTCTTAGGGACCAGCTTCATGTTCTGGAGCTGGAGCCTGTGCCGGAGCGGTTCCATAAGGGGTCCTCTGTCCTTTCACATCCAGGCGGAACCGCTGACCTGAGGGTGGAACACTTGGGTATTTTCCCAACG GCAGGGAACGTGGTGACAGGGGAGATGGTAGAAGAGCTTATTATTTCCGGAGCAGATATAATCAAAGTGGGAGTTGGACCAG GCTCCGTGTGCACCACCCGCACCAAGACGGGGGTGGGCTACCCCCAGCTGAGCGCTGTGATCGAGTGCGGGGACTCCGCCCATGGCCTGAAGGGGCACATCATCTCGGTAAGCCTCAGGGCCA GCCCTGGGGAAGCCCGGTCCTTGGCTGCCACGCACACAACCTGTGCATGCTGCGGTTGGCATCCTGTGGGCCTGGGAATGAGCTGGGCATGTTCACGGCAGTGGCATTCGGCCAAAGCACCTGCCCTGCTCCCCAGTTACTGTTCAGAGGGAGGTGGGCACGTTTGTTAG